GCCGGAAACCCGCGGCACGATTGCGGTGGTCGTCATTGTCCTGGCATCCCCTCTTCTCCGAGTGCCAACTTCTGGCGAGTCTTGTTGTCGGCTAACGGGGCTTCGGGCTGAAGCTCCATGTTGGCCACGAAGCCGCCACGCGGAGTCTCGGCGACGAACGTGATGGCTCGTGCCAGGTCCGCGGCGCGCAGGAAGTAGTCGTGGCGGGCCTGCCCCCACTTGGCCCAGTCTTCCAGTGCGGGGCCGATCTTTTCGGCCGGCAGGCTCCAGCCCATCGACGTCTTCGTCGGGCCGGGGTGCACGATCGAGGCCCTTACCCCGGTGCCCTCGAGCTCCATCTGGAAGTTGGTGACCATCGCGACGAGTGCGGCCTTGGCGGCGCCGTAGGCGCCCATGTGCGGCCGCTGGCGCAGGGCCACATCGGAGCCGACGAAGATCAGGTCGCCCCGCTGGCGCTCGAGCATGCCCGGCAGCACCGCGGCGGCCAGCCGGTTGGCGCCGACGAGGTGGATCTGCAGCTGGGACTCGAATTCGTCGGTGGTGATCTCGGCGAGCTTGCCGAAGTATGTATCGCCCGCCCCGGCTACCAGCACCTCGATGTCGCCGAGCGCATCGACCGACTGCGCCACAAAGGATTTCACCGAGTTCGGGTCGGTGACGTCCAGGTGGAACCCGACCGCCTCGCCGCCCTCGGCGTTGATCTTGCCGACGATGTCGTCAAGCTTCTCCACCCGGCGGGCGCCTAGGGCGACCGGGAAGCCGTGCGCCGCGAGTTCGATCGCGGTCGCCTCCCCGATGCCGGAGGAGGCGCCGGCCACGATGGCGGGCCGGCGTTCGGGCAAGGGCTCAAAGCGGGGCATTCAGCGGACCTCCACGCTCATTGGTAGGTGGGCGAATCCGCGGACATTGCTGGAGTGGACGCGGACGGCGTTGGCCTCGTCCACTTCATAGCCGCGGATTCGCTTGAACAACTCGGTTAGCGCCACTCGGGCTTCCATCCGCGCCAGATGCGCGCCCAGGCAGAAGTGTGCGCCGCTACCGAAACTCAATAGTTTGGGCCCGATTTCGCGCCCGATCACATAATCGTCGGGGTTGTCGAAGATCCGCTCGTCCCGATGGCCCGAACCGGGCAGCAGCAGCAGGACGTCGCCGTCGGGAATGGTGGTGTCGTAAAGGCTGAGCTCGCCGGACACGGTGCGGGCCAGGATCTGGCTGGAGGTGTCGTAGCGCAGGGTCTCCTCGACCCACAGCGGCACCCGGGACAGATCGTCGTAGACCGGGGTCAGCTGATCGGGGTTCTTGTGCCCCCAAAAGGCGGCGTTGGCAAGCAGTTTGGTGGTGGTCTCGTTGCCCGCGATGACCATGAGGAACATGAAACCGAGCACCTCGTCATCGGTGAGCCGGTCGCCGTCGATCTCGGCTTCCAGCAGCGCCGACGTCAGATCCTCCGTCAGCTTCTCGCGCCGCTCAGCCACCATCCCCTGGTAGTAGACGATGAGGTTGAGCGACGCCTCGACGGCCTCCGGCGGCACGTCGGTGACGCCCTCCTCGCGGTGCATCACCCCGTCGGCCCAGGCGCGGACCTGGTCTCGATCCGGCTCGGGGACACCCATCAGCTCGGAGATGACGTCCATGGGCAGCTTGCCGGCGAACTCGTCGACATAGTCCACGGTGCCGTCCTTGGCCTTGGCCAGCATGGTGTCGAGGTGCTGCGTCGCGATCTCGGTGACCCGGGGTTCGAGTTCCCGAATCCGGCGCGGGGTGAAGCCTTTTGAAACCAGCGTGCGCAGACGCAAGTGGGCGGGATCGTCCATCGCCAGAAAGCTCATCGTCTTGCTGGCGTGCGGGCCGCGCGACGCCGGATCCAGCGAGACGCCGTACTTGTTGGACAGCGTGGTGCTGTTGCGGAACCCCTGCAGCACGTCCTGGTGCCGCGACAGCGCCCAGAACTTCAGCTCCTCGTTGCGATACAGCGGGGCTTCGTCGCGAAGACGCTTGTAGTACGGGTATGGATCCTCGTGAAAGTCGTAATCGTAGGGATCGAGGACCAGCTCGTGGTCGCCAACATGGACGGTCATCGCTTAGGTTCCTGCCTCTGTCTCTGGGCTTGTGTCTTTGGCGCCGGTCAGGATCAGCCGGACCACGTAGGCCAGCCGGTCGGCGATCTCGCGGTAGCTGAATTCGCCACTGCCGCCCTGGACCAGCGCGCCGAAAAAGGACATCTCCAGCGCGGACACGGTAGTCGGATCGGCGTTGGGGCCCATCGCGGAGGTGATCCGGCGGTGGATCTCCACGCCGATGCGGTCGCGGGCGGCACGCACCGCGGGGTCCGCCCCGCCGCTGAGCAACGCGGTCGTGCAGGCAGCGCTGACTTCGGGCTCATCGGCGACCACCAGGGCCAGATGACGCAACACCTGCTCCACCCGAGTGGGCATCGGGTCGTTGACGTCGGTGAAGTAGGGGACCTGCCGCACCAGGTCCAGGTAGACCTCGGCGATCAGGTGATTCTTCGAGGAGAAGTAGGTGTAGGCGGTGGCGGGCGCGACCTTGGCGCGGGCCGCCACCGCGCGCACGGTCAGGTCGGCGTAGGACTTTTCGCGCAACGTTTCGATGCCGGCGGCCAGCACTTTCCGGAAGGTCTCCTCTTGGCGCCGGTTGCGCGGCGTCTGACCGGTCTGGCGGTCGGCGTCGGAGCTGATCGCCAGTGCATCGCTGGACACATGTCCAAGCTAGTGGATGGTGTCGGCGCGAAGCAAGTCCGTGTCGGCAACGCAATGGTTAATCAGCGATTTTGAGCCGAATTCGGGCGTCCGCCGGGATCGGCTCTTGCACCGCCGCTGATCAGACGACTATGGTTCGATCGGACGATATCGGACAACTGTCCACTAGATTGCCGTGCCGGGTTGACCGCGCACAGACAGGAGCGGGACATGGCCTTGTTGGCCGGCGGCGTGAGCCAACTCTTCATCGACGGCAAGATGTCGGCCGGCAGTGCCGGTACCTTTCCCACGGTCAATCCGGCGACCGAGGAAGTGCTCGGGGTCGCCGCAAACGCCGACGCCGCCGACATGGACCGCGCGATCGATGCCGCGCGACACGCCTTCGACGAGACGGACTGGTCGCGCAACACCGAATTGCGGGTGCGCTGCGTGCGGCAACTGCGCGAGGCGATGCAGCAGCACCTCGAAGAGCTGCGCGACCTGACCATCGCCGAAGTCGGGGCGCCGCGGATGCTCACCAGCATCGCCCAGCTCGAAGTCCCGGTCAACGACCTGGCGTTCGCCGCCGACACCGCCGAATCGTATGAATACAACCAGGATCTCGGCGAGGCATCGCCGATGGGCATTCCGACCAAACGCACCATCGCGCGTGAGGCGGTCGGCGTCGTCGGCGCCATC
The sequence above is drawn from the Mycobacterium marseillense genome and encodes:
- a CDS encoding SDR family oxidoreductase produces the protein MPRFEPLPERRPAIVAGASSGIGEATAIELAAHGFPVALGARRVEKLDDIVGKINAEGGEAVGFHLDVTDPNSVKSFVAQSVDALGDIEVLVAGAGDTYFGKLAEITTDEFESQLQIHLVGANRLAAAVLPGMLERQRGDLIFVGSDVALRQRPHMGAYGAAKAALVAMVTNFQMELEGTGVRASIVHPGPTKTSMGWSLPAEKIGPALEDWAKWGQARHDYFLRAADLARAITFVAETPRGGFVANMELQPEAPLADNKTRQKLALGEEGMPGQ
- a CDS encoding cytochrome P450, which encodes MTVHVGDHELVLDPYDYDFHEDPYPYYKRLRDEAPLYRNEELKFWALSRHQDVLQGFRNSTTLSNKYGVSLDPASRGPHASKTMSFLAMDDPAHLRLRTLVSKGFTPRRIRELEPRVTEIATQHLDTMLAKAKDGTVDYVDEFAGKLPMDVISELMGVPEPDRDQVRAWADGVMHREEGVTDVPPEAVEASLNLIVYYQGMVAERREKLTEDLTSALLEAEIDGDRLTDDEVLGFMFLMVIAGNETTTKLLANAAFWGHKNPDQLTPVYDDLSRVPLWVEETLRYDTSSQILARTVSGELSLYDTTIPDGDVLLLLPGSGHRDERIFDNPDDYVIGREIGPKLLSFGSGAHFCLGAHLARMEARVALTELFKRIRGYEVDEANAVRVHSSNVRGFAHLPMSVEVR
- a CDS encoding TetR/AcrR family transcriptional regulator, yielding MSSDALAISSDADRQTGQTPRNRRQEETFRKVLAAGIETLREKSYADLTVRAVAARAKVAPATAYTYFSSKNHLIAEVYLDLVRQVPYFTDVNDPMPTRVEQVLRHLALVVADEPEVSAACTTALLSGGADPAVRAARDRIGVEIHRRITSAMGPNADPTTVSALEMSFFGALVQGGSGEFSYREIADRLAYVVRLILTGAKDTSPETEAGT